A window of Gorilla gorilla gorilla isolate KB3781 chromosome 5, NHGRI_mGorGor1-v2.1_pri, whole genome shotgun sequence genomic DNA:
CagtgaattaatttaaaaaatgaatcaagTGTGGGCTACAAGGAAGGGAACAGATTTTAAACAGATTTAAGAGACAATAAATTGTTAGTCTTGGATGGATTAACAAGAACCTTTAAACACAAGGTTAGATTTTTAAGTTACGGAGTAACAGTGTTACATAATGGCACAGAGCCCACTGGGCAAATAATCCTGGCAGCACAGGGATATATGAAGGAGCAGAGATGTTGCAGGAGACAGAGCTATAGGAATTTGGACAAGTCACTTGTCATCTCTAGGCCTTAATCCtagagattcttttttatttttcttccactttAAGTTATgcgatacatgtgctgaacgtgcatgtttgttacataggtatacatgtgccatggtggtttcctgcacctatcaacccatcatctaggttttaagccctgcgtgcattaggtatttgtcctaatgctctccctccccttgccccccaccaccCGATAGGCacgggtgtgtgatgtttccctccctgtgtccatgtgttctcactgttcgactcccacttatgagtgagaacatgcagtgtttggtttctgttcctgtgttagtctgctgaggatgatgctttccagcttcatccatgtccctgcaaaagacacgaactcatcttttttatggctgcatagtattccatggtgtatatgtgccacattttctttatccagtctatcattgatgggcatttgagttggttccaagtctttgctattgtaaatggtgctgcaataaacatacgtgtgcatgtgtcttcatagtgcTCCTCAATTCTTAAAAAACAACTGGGGTATAAAACCTCACAGAGGTGTTATAAGAATTACATGTGGAAAGCAACCGTTTATGTACATGTGCGTATTAATAAGTACCTGACACAGAAAGCATTCAAGGAAAGACTTATTTACAGGTAACTGAGAGGATTATCCTTTTGATAACAGAAGAGCTGGTAGGCAAAGaggaggaattaaaaaaaaaaattacaaaatgttttaGGAGAGAAGAATGTAGCCAGGAAAGCAAGAGGTAAAACTCTCTCTTCACACTAACTACCCACCTAGGCACCAAAGTTACCCTCAAGAAAAGTAAACAGTTTTGCTTTGATTTGTGTAATTCAAGCTGGAAATAAGACACCCAAGGATGGATACTCACCTCTAGAAGCAGGAAGACAAGCAACAATTATGCAGGGAGCAAAAGAAGAGGTAGTGGAAAAAAAGATTCTTGCAAACAGAACATCCAAAAATTAAGGTCTGTAACCAAGAAGAAGCTGTTGATTTCAGGGAATGAGAAGGAAACATTTTCAAACCACCATTTGGCAGACTCAATGCTGGGCTCTCATTTGCAGTATCTCTTGAAATCCACAATGATCCTGCCACATAAAATCCCcatttatagacaaggaaattgaGTCAAGGAGGTGAGGTCAATATCTGAAGTTACaagatatttttcttgaaaaacatcaaattttagtAAACCTACTGTCGCTTTTCAGCAAAGTTCTGTACTACATTCTGTAACATTACCTATCTGTAACTATCAATAAAAATTTCCCCTTTGTCTTCAATTAGAAATAGAAACGAAAATGCAAAAAGAGAAACAGTACAGAAAAAGTTCCTGGCAATAAGAAGTTAGAATCTAGGGTAAAAATCTAAAAGGAAAATGAGTAACATTTCCCTTTCAAGTGCAGAGCTTTCCTGGAGAATACCAGGCAGTGTCTGAGCTACCAGAAAAGTAACCCACTTGTCCCCAATCACAGATGGAAGGCTAAAATGTTTGTCCACGGCCATCTAATGCAAAACCGCCTGTTTCTATCTGTAGATTCTGCACGAAATGCTTTTGGCTGAGACGTGCAAGCAAAACAAGTGCAGACCAACAGGTTATCTGCCAAGCGGTTAGGAGAATGAGTTACAAAACCTGACAAGCAACATCGGCTCTTCCGTACAATTCTATGAAGCACTTCCTGCCACGGGTCCCgctatttaaaacaaattagGCTGCTCGCTCCCCACAAATCCCGTCTAGCACCTCTCGGTTCCTCAGTCTAGCTAATAAACCATGCACTGGATTCTTCCGAAAGAGACCCCCCGCCCCCGACCCCGCCACCTCCGCCACTTTGCATAACTGGCCAAATGCATTCTCCAAATTTGCAATCAAGGAGCTTAATTCACAATTGTGGATGGGGCGGGGGGAACCGCCAAGTGCAAGAACACGGAACGGTTGCAAGACGCAGTTCAGCAAGAACAACTCTTGCTCTAGGCATTGTCCCAGAAAGGGCCGCCCCGGTCGCCCCCGAGTCCCCGCCCTCTCGCTTTCCCACCAGCCTCATCCCTCACTGAGTACCGAGGGCTGCCGTTGTCTGGTTTCAATAAAAACTGAAGTGGTCCCGAGCTAGCAGGCTTCCCTCCGAGGGGCGGACGGAAGGTCCGCAGGGTTAACGGAGGCGGAGAgaacaggagaaaaagaaagggccGGAGGGTCCCCCCAGCGGCGCCCGGTGCCCGCAGACCCTCGCACAGGCTCTTCGAACTCACCCGGGTTTCGCCGACTCCAAAGAAAGCGCGCTCCCTCCGAGAGCGCTCTCCCGGCTCTCCCGCCGCGCGCTCCGGCCCGCAGGGCGGGAGGACCCAGGCGGACAGATCCATCCCTCCGCGTCTGGTCTGGGCACGGTGTCGTGCCCCGCGGCGCCTGTCAGCGCGCACAGGTGGGACCGCAGCACACAGAACGCTCCCGAgcgccctgcctcagcctcggcgTGGGACGAGCCGCCCGCGCCCGCACCCGCACCCGCACCCGCACGCCTTTCCCCGCGCCCGAGGAGCCGGGCTGTACCCCGGAGCCGGCGGAGCTGGAGGCCGCGGGCGGAGCGCGGGTTGCCCCGGCAGCTCTTTCTCGGCACCAGGTCCGAGACCTAACGGCAGTTCTCTCTGACCGCTTCCCGGCCGCGCGCTCGGGCGGGTGTCATGGCCGAGCGGCGGCCCCCGGCGAAGTTTCCCGGAGCTGATGGCTTTACCTTTTAGCCCAAGAGGCGGCAGCAGCTTTGAGCAGCAGcaaggcggcggcggcggagggaGCGCGGATGGCAGCCGGCGCAGAGGAGGATGTAGAACGAGACACCGGTGGCTAGGACACGCCGCGATGGGAAGAGGAAGGCGCCGGCTGTCTACAATCAGAACGTGGGCTGACCGTGACGTCACAATGGCGCGGCCAGCCAATCGGGACCCGAAGGATGAATCAAGCGCTATGATGTCATGCGGCCCGGGAGCCAATCGCGGGACAATAGAACTTTCGTGATTATAAATTCCAGAATCCGATGCGGTGGAGAGCCTAGGCCGGGGTTGGCCCCCTCGGTTTCACGTGTCTCTGTgaaatttttttcccctttcttcctaataagcctgcgTGGAACGCAGAGCCTGCGCAATAGCCCCGGTGAAGTTGTCGATGCCCTGAACTCTGGTTTTTTTACTGCCAGGCGTGGCAGGAGTCTGTGGCCGCATTTGGGTGGCAGAAGCCCATCCTCGTTACGGTCTCTTCTATGAGTTATGTCATGCTGAAGGGGATCCACTTCATCGTTAAAGCTGAAAGGGTTAAATGCCCACGGAGACCGCCGGAGTGAAGGTCTGCAGTTGAACAAGAtaaagcaacaagaacaaaacgaCTCAAAACTGTTGTAACCATAACTCCCTTGCAAAGGATTTACCGTGTATTTTTCTTAgggattctgttttttctttggaAGCCACTATCAACTCCATTTCTACTCTAGAAATTATTCTAAAGGATTGTTAAATGAGGAAAGATGGAATCAGTGTCTTTTCAGCTAAGCATATTTAAGCACTTAAGACAAAGGGGGTTCAGGGCATAAACGGAAGATCCTTGCTGTTTTTCACTGATATTCGGATAATTAAAGTCTTTCATTAGCTTTGTATCCTACTGTTTCCCCATTCAAACCCCAGAGATTTAGCCTTTCTTCGTGTGCCCCTCTTGCTGTATTCTTACTCCTCTATGTCCATCCATCTAACAGTCGGCTATTTAATGTAggcaaatttattcttttttttctttttttttcttttttgagacagagtctcgctctgttgcccaggctggagtgcagtggcacgatctcagctcactgcaacctccaccttccaggttcaagcgattctcctgcctcagcctcccaagtagctggaattacaggcacgcgccaccacacccgactaatttttgtatttttagtagagatgaggtttcgccatgttggccaggctggtctcgaactcctgacctcaggtaatccgcttgcctcagcttgccaaagtgctgtgattacagacgtgagccaccgagcctggccggcaaatttattcttttacatatttACAATGTAATGTTTATCACGTGCCAGCTGTGTTCCAGGCAGTGGGCCATTGCAATAGGAATGCAAGTATACAAACCATGTACAAATTAAGTAaattaaacatatacaaataatcGAGATTGTCAGTTGCCATTGAGCTCCACAAACACTGAATGACTTCAATTTGCTAGATACTATGTTAggtattcaaaatttaaaatcttcAAGGACTTCTTGGGCCTGGAAAATGATACAGTCAGGAAGCAACTACAATGCAGAGTGGTAAATGCTGCTATGGCCATCAATGGACATGCGAAAAGCATATGCTGGTGGCATAgactatttttttgagatatcTCCTTCATTCTTCACGCTTCTGCCAGTAGTCCAAGGCCAGGGTTCATCTCTGTCATCCCATCTAAGTTTTGCCTTTCCAGGTTTTAAAAGTTTCTAATTTAACTTGAGATTCCAAAAATCTTAAGTTTTACGCCGCACTTGTTTGAATTGTGCTTACCtatcaataaaatgttttaagccCATTTGACCAAAATATCTTTAAGTTCAGGCTTATATAACTGTCAAGCTATGCATTAAATATCAAGTGATTTTTCTTATTGTATGATTAAATATGACGTTTTGCTGTTTTTTCCCATCCCCCAAAGGCTGCGTTTTTACATAGTTCTTTGTTGATGTGTGTATCTTGGTTTCCATTATAGCATCACCACCCTGTATTGTAGTTGCTTTCTGATGGCATCATCTCACTCAATCCTTGGGGTATATGTACCCCACTTTAAAGACCACTGCTTTAGGTAGTATACTCCGTTGAAGGGGAAAACATGTTGAATTTTGCTCCTTATTGATCTGTAGATCTTAGTACAATCCCTGGCAtataagggctcaataaatacGTGTTAGATAAGTGAATCTGTGAACCGTTACTCcccctcaccatcaccatcactttTCAGCTCCAGAGTTCCAATCCTCTGTCAGATAGTCACATCCCAGGATTATTAGATTATTAACTCATCTCAAACGTGTTGGTAAGGTCATGTTCTCATTAGTTCTCCAGCCAGAGACTTAGAGTTctcagaacatatatatatgcaaatgcattattttacatattacaatgtaatGTTTATCATGTGTCATATATCTCTGGGGGAAACTTCCTCCCACCCTAACAATTACTTCGTATTTCTGCATCATTGCACTCATGAGTAAGGCTGTAAGAAAAACAGTGGAGCCGAAACGACTCCCCAACTTAACTGTGggattttttccaaataaatcaAAAGAATACCTAGGATCCAATGCCAGGCTTACTAAATAACAGGGCTCAAGGAACCTGTTTTAGGTAGCATCAGAATCAGATTCCTGGCCAGCTGGGTTCTGGAAACTGTGCTGAAGCCATCCTTGCCCTTCTAACCCACCTATCCAACAATGTGAGCCCAGATAAGGTACAGTTAACAAAACCTTGTAACTATTACCTGTTTGTTCATAGCATCCACATGGTAGTCCCCCAACAAATGATTGTTGAATTATCTTCATTCAATAGctaactattaatattttcttctttctccttcatttatttatttatttatttatttatttatttatttatttttgagatggagtttcgctcttgttgctcaggctggggtgcaatggcgcgatcttggctcattgcaacctccacctcccaggttcaagcaattctcctgcctcagcctcccaagtagctgggagcgcccgccaccacacctggctaatttttttgtatttttagtagagatggagtttcgccatgttggccaggctggtcttgaacccccgacctcaggtgatccacccacctcggcctctcaaagtgctgggattacaggcttgagccactgtgcctggccttctatttgtttttaaattctggtaatatttttccttttgctcttAGTTTTCATCATTGAGCTCAAATCTCCTCAAACCACACACTTCTAAGTGTATTAGAAGGTTGCTTCAGTATtgcttttgaaaaagaaagtaCTTAACATCCTAGGcaatttgttttattgttatagCAGCTGCagttgaattaaaaaatacaattggaACTTTCATTAGAATACAATTCTGATTAGTGAAACTTGTTTCATTAGGAAGTATTTGCATGACATAATGAAACACATCCTTCCAGAAAAGATATAAGCCAATGTTTGCCTCTGGACATATCAAAGTTGACTAAAATATAGGTCAAGTAGCAGCTATTTTATGCTAAAGATGACACTGCAGTCTCTGTTGGTTCCTACGTTCTCCGCCTCCCCCCCAACAatccttttttcttctgttctaatttgtgttttctattaTCTTGCTGCCCAGAATTCCCACAGGCCTGGCTTGCTTGTCTTTGTCGGAGGCAGAGGTAGATTAAAGGCAGTTTCTTGTCCTCCTCAGACCTTGGAGTCAGTTCCATACTTCAATTGTTACTTTGCTATTCCTTTTCTTCATTGCTGTTCAACAATATGTACTGCAGTTTATCTCTATCCTTGTCCTTGAGTGTtcatcttgatgaacatgaacTACTTGAAGACACTGCCCATGCCTGGTCTGCTATATTGTTTTCTTAATGACTAGCAGAATTTCTGGCAAATCACAAATGTTCATAAATATTCGATTAATGAATGAACAATTTGTACAATTTCTGGAGTCTCTAGATTTTCTTCTCCACTTCCTTTTACACTCTTTACTACTCTCTCCAGAAGTGACTGGGCAATGAAAGAGATCTGCATCCCAGTCTTCTGTATCCACATTTGCTTTGCGGGTGATATCATCCCCTTTCATGTGTTTGGATTTCATCTATGGTCTGCTGACTTCCAAGTGTATTTCTCCAGCCCACACATTTTCCCTGATTTCCAGACTTACGTACTTAACTACTTATTAATGACTTCTCTAGATGAGATATATTCATAAATGAGATATCCAAAAGACATCTCAAATTAAGCATAACAAAAAATGAACTCTTAACTGGCCTTCAAACCTGATCTTCCACAGTAGTCCCCAGATTTGTAAATGACAATTCTATGGACCCCGTTTCTCAGATCAGACACCTTGGAGTTACCTTTAGctcctctttttttctcaccTACTACATCCAGTGCATCAGCAACACTCTACTACTTGACCTTTGAAACATATCcagaatgtgtttgctttttacCATCTCCAACATGACCACCTGGTTTAAGTCACTATCAACCATTGCCTAGAATGTTGTAATGGTCTTCTAACCAGACCTCTACTTCTGTCTTTGCTGCCTACAGTCTATTCCCAAACCAGGTGCCAGAGTGATCCTTTTAAAACCAAAGCCAAATCACGTCACATGTCTGCTCAATGTCATCTAGTAACTTCTCATCTCCCTGAGAGTAAAAGTCAAAATCTTTACAATGGCCTATAAGATCCTTCATGATTTTGCAACTTGCCATTTCTCTGACTTTAAACAGCTACTCTGTCTTCCACCCACAATGGCCACAAGAAATATCTTGAGCACACCAAGTACTAGACTGcgtcagggcctttgcatttacTCTTTACCTCATGCCTAGAATAATCTAACCCAGAAATCTCCAAGACTTACATCCTTGCTTCATGCTGGTTGCTACATCACTGTCATTTCCTTAGGGAGTTCCCCTGGATCACTCCCTTTAAATTTGCAacacctccctccctgcctttcaCACTCTGGAACACTTTATGTTTCTCCTTAGCACTTAACATTCTGGCATAGTAtagatttactttttaatatttgtgtattATCCGCACAGCCCCATAAGCTCATTGAGGACACAGACTTTGTTCTCTTCACCACTGTTTCCCCAGCACTTCGAACACTACCTGGCACTTGGTAggagctcaacaaatatttattgaattggtAAAGGAACAAATGAATTAATGTAAAATTGAAATGCAACtcaataatatatgtttttactAGGTATCATTTGACTAAAAAttaagtcaaagagaaagaaaacactaactacaatagtttaaaaaatattatctgaGTATAATTTTTCTGTTCCCTGTTACAGTAGATACAACAAATTTCTCCTTTTGcctttctgaaattttaaaatctgaaaaattaacATGCTCCAAaggaatatttaacatttttaaagtgctattAAAAAGACTGTAACTATacttttaatgaaaacaaaacattatttagTCTGAAATTGCTATGAATTTGGGATACCTTACCCTTTCTATGCATGCATCAGTTATCTTGAATATCAAGCACTTTCTCTTGACATAAAAACTGTTATATTTATTTCAGTGATGAATCCAGGTTCATAACAATTCTTTCCCTTATGCTTTCAACGTTATAATGAGACAAACAAATTGAGCCACAGAAGAGTTAAGTGACATGACCAAGGCTGCACAGCCAGTTAGTGCAGAATTAGAATTTAAATTCAAGTATCAGTTCTCCCTTTCCAACTTGGACGCGGCAGAACGGCTCCTGCAAAGAAGGGTGGCGAGAAGCAAAGGGTCATTCTGCCATCAATGAGGTGGTGATCCAAGAATACACCATCAACATTCACAAGCGCATCCATGGAGTGCGCTTCAAGAAGCGTGCCCCTCGGGCACTCAAAGAGATTCCAAAATTTGCCATGAAAGAGGTGGAAACTCTAGATGTGCGCATTGATAGCAGGTTCAACAAAGCTCTCTGCGCCAAAGGAATAAGGAATGTCCCGTACCGAATCCGTGTGCGGTTGTCCAGAAAACGTAATGAGGATGAAGATTCACCAAATAAGCGCTATACTTTGGTTACCTATGTGCCTGTTAGCACTTTCAAAAATGTACAGACAGTCCATGTGGATGAGAACTAATTGCTGATCCTCAAATACatcaaataaagttataaaactgcaaaaaaaaagaagtctcggTTCTCAACTTCTTCATATGCTAAGATAGGCTGAAGATAAGATTTTAATCTAAGATAGATGGTCAATGTGTCTTTACTTTGCTGGTTATTAAAAGATACATTTcataattgatttattttattctgtaacaTATTAAATAGCTAAAGATTTCCAGGATGTAAACAAAAGCATAAGATAAATAAACTTTTAGCCAAAAAACTACCTGTGAACAAGTGACCAAGAACAGCGATGTGGTTTCTATTGTTAAGGAGTATGTTCTTGTTAAGCAGTATGTTCTGAAAGTGCTCTATGAGATTTTTTGGAGCCGGTGATACAGTACAGAATATGCTTTGTGCTAATTCTATCTTTTGtaaaacaaaagttttttaaaacttagccatAAGTGAATTAGTCATTCCAAGTTGTGCGATGTTTTAGTTCTCAGTATAATGTGTCATAAAAGGCCATGCTTTTGTCCACCTGCAATATTAGACATGATTTTGCATGTCAAAAACTGgtagtataatttattttcacagtCTCAAATTCACTTTTTGCCAAGAGTGAATGTGGGATGTTAAGACTCAAATGAAATTCTACAAGTTTGTGTTgcagtttaattatttttgaaaactatttctTGGCCTTTGATTGTAAAGCACTTTTTTCTTCCCAAATTCATATACCCCTTTGTGTCAAGTTCACTCAGTCAATTCTCTTTTGAGTTAAATAGCATTGCAGTGTTGCCTTCTAATCTGAATGGTTAAATGACATGCTTTGACTGTTACAGTCTTCTCTATACGATGTATTTCAATAGAATGAATTAgggtataaaatgtaaaagttttcAAATACCCTATGAGCATAAAATTGGGACAATTTTAGATGGTTTAAAGTCTAGAAAATACAGAATACAATATGTTAATACTTTTGCATCTTATTGATGCGTAAGAttaactaccttttttttttttttctgagacaggttgtcattctgtcatccagactgtggtgcagtggcaccattttggctcactatagcctccaccctccaggctcaagtgattctcccacctcagcctcttgtagAGCTGGCACCACAGGTGTATTCCACTgtgcccaacttttttttttttttttgtatttctagtagaaaacgttggcaaggctggtctcaaactcctgaggtcaagggatccacctgccttatcctcccaaagtgctgggattacaggcctagcTATGACGCCTGGCCAACTTCTACTgagtttttttgttgtcgttgtttgtttgtttgtttggagaccgagtctcactctgttgcccaggctggagtgcaatggtgtgatctcagctcactgcaacccacacctgccgggttcaagtggttcttgtgcctcagcctcccgagtagctggggctacagatgtgagctaccacgcctggctaatttttgtatttctggtaaagatggggtttcaccacgttggccaggctggtcttgaactcctgacctcaggtaatctgccagcctcggcctccaaaagtgctgggattacagacataagccaccttACCTGGCCTTTACTGAGTCCTAATCTAaacataatctttttatttttctcttcacctCCCCTGACCTCTTTTACTTCCTGGAATGTGACTTAGAACAATatgttccttccttctttccccatgACCAAAGCATTCTGTGCAGGCTTTTTatcatttataatattaatattgtaATTGTTTGCTTATTACCTGTCCTCCCCAAGTCAAGTGAAGAATATGTGTCATTCATCTTTGCACCTCAAGCATGCTGTGACaggtacatagtaggcattcaataaatgtttattgagctagACTCTCAGAAAACCATTTACTTTCCTCATGATAAAGATAGCAAATAAGACACAGGCTGTTTCAGGATGTGCGAGAAAAAAATGTTGGAGC
This region includes:
- the LOC101127632 gene encoding large ribosomal subunit protein eL31-like, whose product is MALPFSPRGGSSFEQQQGGGGGGSADGSRRRGGCRTRHRWLGHAAMGRGRRRLSTIRTWADRDVTMARPANRDPKDESSAMMSCGPGANRGTIELSISSPFPTWTRQNGSCKEGWREAKGHSAINEVVIQEYTINIHKRIHGVRFKKRAPRALKEIPKFAMKEVETLDVRIDSRFNKALCAKGIRNVPYRIRVRLSRKRNEDEDSPNKRYTLVTYVPVSTFKNVQTVHVDEN